From the Polaribacter huanghezhanensis genome, the window GCCGTAGAAAAAGGTACTCCTTTTGATACAGAGCTAAAAATCGTAACCGCAAAAGGGAACGAAATATGGGTAAGATCCTTTGGTAAACCTGAATTTGAAGAAGGAAAATGCGTCAGAATATATGGAGCCTTTCAGGATATTAACGACAAGAAGAAACGAGAGCTTCAGATGAAGGAAACCAAGGAACATTTCGAGAAAATTTTCACGAATTCTTCCATCGGAATGTTACTTGTAAATACAGATAATAAGGTTATAATGGTCAATCAGGCTATTTATGAAATTTTTGAGTTTAAAAAATCAGATAAAGAAAAGATTCTGAATTTGACTTTTAGGGATTTGTTGCATTCCGATTATGTGGAAAAAGCAATATTAAATCGACAAAAACTTCTTGCAGGAAAAATTAGTAGTTATAAGACTGAAGCGAGATATTCTACAGCTAAAGGGAAAATGATATGGTGTGCCACAAGTTCGGCCATGGTGCGTGGGCATAGTGGTTCTGAAGATCTTATTATTACACAGGTAGAGGATATTACTAAAAGAAAGGAGCTGGAGCATCTTGCATTGGAAAATTCTAATAAGTTTATGAATGCTTTTGAATATTCCCCCAACGGAATGGGAGTTGTTTCTATAAGCGGAAAATGGCTAATGATTAACAAAAACCTGTCTCAGATGATCGGGTACAGTAAAGAAGAACTTTTACTCCTAAGGTCAAAAGAGATAACCCATAAGGATGATTTATATAATGATACGGAGTTTTTACGTGAGTTAATAAGTCAAAAACGCGAGTCGTACAGTGTTAAAAAGAGATATATTCATAAAAATGGAAAAATAGTATATTGTTTCTTAAATGTTTCTTTATTAACCGATAAATATGGCAAGCCTACTTCGTTAATCGGTCAAGTTGTGGATATGACTGAAAGTATAAAGTCGGAGAGGGAATTAAAAGAGACGTTAAATGATCTGCAAAATCTTCTTGCCGCAACTACACATGTATCTATAATAGAAACAGATTTAAACGGTATTGCTCGTAAATTTAATAAAGGAGCTGAAAATCTTTTGGGGTATAAGGCAGATGATGTAGTGGGGTCGCTTAATGTAGGAGTATTGCACGATCCTACAGAAGTAGCAAAAAAAGGCTTGGAACTGTCAAATAAATATAAAAAAGAGATTACAGGCTTCAATGTATTTATACACAAAGCGAACTTTGGGGAACACGACTCAAGCGAGTGGACTTATATCCGTAAAAATGGAAAAAGATTCCCTGTACAATTAGTCGTTACAGCTATCAAAAACGCCGAAGGGGAAATAACCGGTTATTTAGGTGTAGCTACAGATATATCCAAATTAAAGGAAATGGAAATCTCTTTGGTTAAGGCAAAACTCAAAGCAGAAGCGGCCAGCAAATCCAAATCTGAATTCTTGGCAAATATGAGCCATGAGATAAGAACGCCGTTAAACGGTGTGATAGGTTTTACCGATTTATTAATGAGGACCAAACTTTCTGACATCCAAAAAAAATACATGCATACGGTATATAATTCAGCAAATGTCTTGTTGGATTTATTGAGTGACATACTTGATTTTTCAAAAATCGAAGCGGGTAAATTAGAAATAAGTATAGGAAGAACTGACTTAGTGAAGCTTTGTGGGCAGACAATTGATATAATTAGACATCAAGCACATGAAAAAGGATTGGAAGTGCTACTAAATATACCCCCAAATACAAATAGGTTTATACAAGCGGATTCAGTGCGTTTACGCCAAGTCCTCACTAATTTGCTGGGCAATGCTGTGAAATTCACCGAAACAGGGGAAATTGAGTTAAAAATAAGGTCGAAGCCAAATCCAAACAACAAAAAAGAGATGCTTTACAAATTCTCTATTAGGGATACAGGTGTGGGTATTGCTCCGAAGAATTTAAAGAAAATATTTACTGCGTTTGACCAAGAAGATGCGTCGACCACTAGAAAATATGGAGGAACCGGTTTAGGTTTAACAATTAGCAATAAATTGCTTCAACTGATGAATAGTCAACTAGTCGTAGAAAGTAAATTAAGCGTTGGTAGTACCTTTTCATTTACGGTGAGTTTTGAAATCGAAAAAGAAGAAAACCATAAAGTTAGGAGGTCAAAAAGCATTAAAAATATTTTGATTATTGATGATAATTTCAATAATCGTACTATTCTAGAGAACATGTTGGCTATTGATAAAATTGATTCAACATTGTTTGCCAATGGTGTAGATGCCATTGAATTTTTGGAGAAGGAAAATCCTTTTGATTTGGCAATAATAGATTACCACATGCCACATATAGATGGTTTGGAATTAATTAGGCATTTTAGGGAGAAAATGTCACTGACTTCTGTAGACCTTCCGATAATCTTATTACACAGTTCTGGAGATGATAAAAAAATACATAAAGTATGTAAGGATCTTGACGTGCAATTTAATGTGGTTAAACCTATTCAAATGAATACTTTATTTGAATTGATTGGGAAAATTGATGACCCATTAATAAAAGTTAAACAGGAAGAGTCTGACGTTGAAGGTGTAGATTTATCCCAACGATCCTTTAATATATTGGTAGCAGAAGATAATCCAGTAAATAAATTTTTATCTAAAGTCATTATACAGAAAATTCTTCCCAAAGCAACCATTTATGAGGCAAATGACGGACTTGAAGCTGTTAGGTTTTATGAAATAAAAGAGATAGATCTTATTTTTATGGATATACAAATGCCAAATATGAGTGGTTTTGAAGCTACTGAACAAATAAGAAAGATGGAAAAAGGAAAAGAACATATACCTATTATTGCTTTAACAGCAAGAACTGTAAAGGGAGAAAAAGAACGCAGTTTAGAAAATGGAATGGACGATTATATTACCAAACCTGTAATTTTAGAGACAATAAAAAAGGCTATTATAGAATTTTTGGTCAAACCCCAAAAATAAACACATAAAACAAAAAAAGCAAATAAAAAAACTGATAATCAGATGGTTATCAGTTTTTTTATTTGCTTTTTTAAGATTTAGTCGGTGTGGAAGGATTTTTATAAAATTACAACTGATTATATTTCAGTGTTTTAAGCACTTTTAATTTAGTCTGGTTTATTAAAATCAAGAAGAACTATTTAAAAACAACATTTTGAGTTGCTTTTAAAATTCTAGGATTATTCAATGATATATAATCATATTTTAATTAGTATAATTATTAATTATCTTTTCATGAAAACTCTAAATATTTTTTAGCTTAAAAGTCAAAACCTATGAATTATACAAGTCTTCTTTAAAATTGTGTAATACATTAGCCCCCATGTGTCATCACCTTTGTAATGTGAAAATATAATCACAAAAAAAAAGAATTATGAACTTAACTTTTAACATTATGAAAACTAAAAAATTTTTAACAGCACTTGCTTTTGCATCTGTAGTCTTAATTTCGGGATGTTCACAAGATGACACTAGTATTGTACTTACGCCACCTGCGATAACTACTACCGCCCCAGCAGACAATACAACAAACGTAGGCCGTTCAGCTAGCATTTCAGTTACTTTCACCAAAAACATGGATGAAGCAACAATTAATACTACAACATTTGTGGTGAAACAAGGAACTACGGTAGTACCTGGTGTGGTAAGTTATTCAGCGAAAATCGCAACATTTACACCAACAAATGCCTTGGCAGCTGGTGCAAAATATGACGTTTTAATTACAACGGGCACAAAAGATATAGCGGGCACCCCTATTGCTGCTGAAAAAAAATGGAGTTTCACAACTAAAAGTGCTTCTGCAGCTCAAGCGGTAGTAAATCTTAAATCATCAGTAAATTATGTGATTCTTGCCAAAACAGCAATCAACAACAGCCCTACTTCAAATATTACTGGAGATTTAGGATTAAGTCCGGCAGCAACATCTTATATAACAGGACTTTCATTGACAAATTTCACTGGGTATGCAACATCTGCACAGATTACAGGAAAAATATATGCAGCAGATATGGCTACACCTACTTCAGGTAATCTAACAACAGCAGTTCAAGATATGATATCTGCATACAATGATGCCGCTGGTCGTCCAACACCTGATTTCCTTAACCTTGGAACAGGAAATCTTGGTGGTAAAACACTGACTCCTGGGTTGTATAAATTCACAAGTTCAGTTACATTACCAACAAATGTTACTATTTCAGGCGGCGCTAACGACGTATGGATTTTTCAAATATCTGGAGATCTTGTTATGAGTGCGGATGTAAATATTACACTTGAAGGTGGTGCACAAGCTAAAAACATTTTTTGGCAAGTAGCTGGTGAAGCAGTTTTTGGAGCCACGTCACATTTTGAAGGTGTTTTATTATCATGGACAGGAATCACATTTAAAACAGGTGCTACTTTTAAAGGCCGAGCTTTAGCAGGAACTGCAGTTATTCTTGACATCAACACTGTTGTGGGTCCAAACTAAAACCTTAATGAATTTAACTTATTATAGCATATTATTTGAGTACAAAAAAGACAGGGATTAATCCCTGTCTTTTTTGTTTTTTTTTAAGCTTTCTTAGAATTTAGAAATTAAAAAAGATTCAGAGAATGCAACGAAAACGAATTTTAGGTTGTTATCTAAATTATTTTAGAACTATAAAAATTTATACTGCCTTGAGTAAATACAACCCATATATAATAAGTTGTTTGGCTGGTGAAAATTATGTAAATTGATTACCTGTTTTTTAATATTTAGAATATGTATTCAAAAAACTACACCACGCACAGTACTTTTAGTTTGCTTTCATTCATCACTGTAGTTTTTATACAAACTCCAAAGAATAAAAAATCATCAATTAGTGGTGTAATATAATAAAACAAAGACACTATAATCATACAATTAATAATGCTTTGATACTTCTTATTTCTAGGTTCGTCGGGGTGGCAGGATTAACTTCGTTCATCCTGATTTAGGGTTTGTTGCTAATAAAAGCTATCACTCTCTTGGGTCATTTTCTTTTTTTATGCTGTTGTTTTTGAGCTTGCTCAAACAAGTTCATAAAAAAAGCTCTGCAAAAATTGCAAAGCTTTTATTGTCGGGGTGGCAGGATTCGAACCTGCGATCTTCACGCTTTTAGCGTGACGCGATGTCGTTCATATATCTTTTAGCTCCACGTTTTTTAATTTTTCTTTCAAATGCAATTGCTTCAGGTTTTGAAGAAAAATTAGTTTGATAAATGATATTCCAGTCTTTTACTTTTGCTGTAAATCCTTTGTGATTAAATAAGTGTTCTTGAAGTCTTTCTTTTACATCTTTGCAAGTATAACCAACATAGTGTTTTTGGAGTTGAATAGAAAAAAGAATATAGACAGTAAACATTCTTCTAAAATAAGAAAAAGTTGAATATAAATTAAATATTCAACTTTTAGTCGGGGTGGCAGGATTCGAACCTGCGACCTCCTCGTCCCAAACGAGGCGCGATGACCGGGCTACGCTACACCCCGAAATATGAAATTTAGTGTAAATTGTATCAAAATAGAAACACTTTAATATACTATTAATTTCGGATTGCAAACATACTATATTATTTCTATATTGTAAAGCAATTCTGTTTTAAAAATAAGGAACAAGATGAAGAATTTAAAATCAATTTTTGGAATACTACTAATGTGTGTTTTACTGCTTAGTTTTATCAAACAAAACAAAGGAGAATTGCAAAAAAGTAAAGAATACGAATTGGTTGTTGCAGATTTATCAATTCCGTGGGGATTTACTTTCTTGCCAGATAATTCGATGCTGATAACAGAAAAAGAAGGAAAGTTAATTCACTTTATAAAAGGCAAAAAAACAGATATTACTGGATTGCCAAAAATTAAAGAACAAGGTCAAGGTGGTTTGATGGATATAGAATTGCATCCAAATTATAAAAAAAATGGTTGGATTTATCTTTCTTATGCATCAGGAAACTCTAAAGGAGCAAACACAACGTTGATGCGTGCAAGATTAAACAATTCTAAATTAATCAACCAAGAAGTTTTATACAAGGCAAGTCCGAATTCTAAAAGAGGACAGCATTTTGGTTCTCGAATTGCTTTTGATAAAAAAGGGTATGTGTATTTTAGTGTTGGTGATAGAGGAAATAGAGATGAAAATCCGCAAGATATTACAAGAGATTGTGGTAAGGTTTATCGTTTGCATGATGATGGTAAGATTCCAAAAGACAATCCGTTTGTAAATGTGAAAAACGCGAAAACTGCAATTTATAGTTTCGGACATCGGAATCCGCAAGGAATGGAAATAAATCCGTTTACGGGAGAAATTTGGACGCACGAACACGGACCAAGAGGCGGAGATGAAATTAATATCATTAAAAAAGGAAAAAATTATGGCTGGCCAACAATAAGTTACGGAATCAATTATAGCGGTACAAAATTTACAGATAAAACCGCTTTACCAGGAATGGAACAACCGTTGCATCAATGGACACCGTCAATTGCGCCAAGCGGAATGGCTTTTGTAAACTCTGATAAATATCCAGGTTGGAAAGGCAATTTATTAGTTGGTTCTTTAAAATTTCAATACATTTCTAATTGCACTTTAAAAAATGGAAAAGTACTCAAAGAAGAAAAAATATTGGAAGGCTTGGGTAGGGTTCGTTCTGTAGAACAAGGAAATGATGGTTATTTGTACGCAGGAATTGAGCAATTAGGGATTGTTAGAATACTTCCAAAGAACTAATTTGAAGCACGATTGGTTTTTGTTATAAAACTATTTTAATTTATCATATCATATTCTTCAAGAAATAGTTTAAAAAAAATACATTTGCAATTATAAAATTAAAACAACAATGGCAGAAAGAATTAAATGTTTAATTATCGGTTCAGGTCCAGCAGGATATACAGCAGCAATTTATGCAGCAAGAGCAGATATGAAACCAGTAATGTACACAGGAATGCAAATGGGCGGTCAATTAACGACAACCACAGAAGTAGATAATTACCCTGGTTATCCAAACGGAACAGACGGAACTGCAATGATGAATGATTTGCAAAAACAAGCAGAACGTTTTGGAACAGAAGTGCGTTTTGGAATGGTCACCAAAGTTGAATTGAATGAACAAGTTGGTGGAATTCACAAGATTATTGTGGATGAATCAATAGAAATTGAAGCAAATACAATAATTATATCAACAGGAGCAACTGCTAAATATTTAGGCATAGAAAGTGAACAACGTTTAATTGGCGGTGGAGTTTCTGCTTGTGCAACCTGTGATGGTTTCTTTTACAAAGGGCAAGATGTAGTTGTTGTTGGAGCAGGAGATACAGCAGCAGAAGAAGCGACGTATTTAGCAAATATTTGTAAGAAAGTTACCGTGTTAGTGCGTAAAGATTTTATGAGAGCTTCAAAAGCAATGCAACATCGAGTTAACAAAACGGCAAACATTGAAGTTATATATAATTCTGAATTAGATGAGGTTCTTGGAGATAATGTTGTAGAAGGTGTTAGAGTTGTAAATAATCAAACAAAAGAGAAGCATACTATTGATGTTACTGGAGTTTTTATTGCCATTGGGCACAAACCAAATTCAGATTTGTTTAAAGGTGTTTTAGACATGGATGAAGTAGGTTATTTAATAACGAAAGGAAAATCTACAAAGACAAATTTACCAGGCGTTTTTGCTGCTGGTGATATTCAAGATAAAGAATACAGACAAGCAGTAACTGCAGCAGGATCAGGTTGTATGGCAGCTTTAGATGCCGAACGTTATTTAGGTGCTTTAGAATAAAAAATGTTTAAACATAAAGTATAGAAAAGAGGATTTATATCTATAATCTGTGTTTTTTGTATTAAAAAGACCGTTAATTTTTTAACGGTCTTTAACAAACAACTAAATTCTAAAACTTATAAAAGTTTAAGAAAATTTTAAATATTTTTAGAAACAATATTTGTTTTCTGATTTTACTTTTTCTGCAATAGCAATACGTAAATCTACAATATCTGGATAGTTTACATATTTTACAAAACGTTTAAGACCCATAAGTAACATACGTTGCTCATCACCTTCAGCAAAAGAAATAATACTTTCTTTTCCATTTTTTTCTACTATTGAAACGGCATTATATAAGTATAATTTTGCCATAGCAATTTGTACCGTTTGTGCATTTTCACCAAAGCGTTTTGCGTTCTTTTCTGTTCTTAGTATAGCAGATTCTGCCATATAAATCTCAATTAATATATCAGAAGCAGCAATAAGTAATTGTTGGTGAGCTTCCAGATCTGGGCCAAATTTTTGCACAGCAGCTCCTGCAACCATAAGAAAGACTTTCTTAAGTTTAGCAATCATTTCTTTTTCTTCAGCAAATAGCTCAGAGTAATCTGGTGTATCAAAAGAAGGAATTCCCATGAGTTCTTCTTGAACCGCTTGAGCTGGACCTAATAAATCTACATGACCTTTCATCGCTTTTTTCACCAACATTCCAACAGATAACATTCGGTTAATTTCGTTAGTCCCTTCATAAATACGAGCAATTCGGGCATCTCTCCAAGCGGCTTCCATTGGTGTATCTTCTGAGAATCCCATACCGCCAAAAATCTGGATACCTTCGTCTGCACAATTCTGTACATCTTCAGAAACCGCAACTTTTAGAATAGAACATTCAATTGCATATTCTTCAACACCTTTAAGTTCTGCCTCCTGATGCGAATTTCCTGCAGCAACACGCATTGCAATACGATCTTCAATATTTTTTGCAGCTCTGTAAGTTGCCGATTCGCTAACATAGGCATTGGTCGCCATTTCGGCCAATTTTATTTTTATAGCTCCAAAATCAGCAATTGCTGTGTTAAATTGTTTGCGCTCATTGGCATAGTTTATAGCAGTTGTTGTGATGCGACGTTGCGAATCTAAACAAGCAGCAGCTAATTTAATTCTGCCAACATTTAGGGCATTCATGGCAATTTTAAAACCTTCTCCACGTCCTGCTAACATATTTTCTGCAGGAACAACGGTATCACTAAAAAATACTTGACGTGTTGAAGAAGCTCTAATTCCTAATTTGTGTTCTTCTTCTCCTAAAGTAATTCCGTTTGGATTTTCTCCATCATATTCAACAATAAATCCAGTAATATTTTTATCTTTTTCGATACGCGCAAATACAATCATCAAACTACAGAAACCTGCGTTTGAAATCCACATTTTAGCACCGTTAATTTTATAACTTTTTCCGTCTTCTGATAAAGTAGCAGTTGTTTTTCCAGAGTTTGCATCAGAACCAGCTCCGGGTTCAGTTAAACAATACGAGCCAAACCATTCTCCGGTAGCTAATTTAGGTACGTATTTTTGTTTTTGCTCTTCAGTTCCGTATAATGTAATAGGCATTGTTCCAATACCTGTATGAGCACCAAAAGCTGTACTAAAAGAACCTGTTCCGCTTGAAATATAATCACACGTTAACATGGTAGAAACAAAACTCATTCCTAATCCACCATAAGCTTCAGGAACAGCAACACCTAGAAAACCTAATTCACCAGCTTTACGCATTACTTCTTCAGTCAATGCATACTTTTTTGCTTCAAATCTTGCTTTGTGAGGAATAATTTCACGTTCGTTAAACTCCATCACAGCTTCTTTCATCATGGTTTGCTCTTCCGTAAAATCTTCTGGAGTAAACACATCTTCACAGTTTGTTTCTTTGACAAGGAATTGTCCTCCTCTTAGTAATTCTTTATTTGTTGTTTCCATTTTCCTATCCCTAACCCTTTCCGAAGGAAAGGGAACTTGTCCGGGTTATTTTAAGTTATATTTTATTTTAATTATATATTTTTATTCAAATACTCTAAGTCTTCTAAGTCTTCCCTTTGGGAAGATTTAGATGGGATTTTATTATTTCAAAAACTCATAAATTCCTGCAGCACCTTGTCCGGTTCCAACACACATGGTAACCATTCCGTATTTTCCAGACATATCTCTTTTGCGCATTTCATCAAATAATTGCACAGATAATTTTCCTCCTGTACACCCTAAAGGATGCCCTAAAGCAATCGCTCCACCATTTACATTTACGATCTCTTGATTTAGCCCTAATTCTCTCATTACAGCTAAAGATTGAGAGGCAAAAGCTTCATTCAATTCGATTAATTCAATGTCACTTTGTTTTAAACCTGCTTGTTTTAATGCTTTCGGAATTGCAGCAACTGGGCCCATTCCCATGATTCTTGGCTCAACGCCGGCAGCAGCATAATTTACCATACGCGCAATCGGTTCAATGTTTAATTCTTTCACCATTTTTTCACTCATAATTAACACAAACGCGGCGCCATCACTCATTTGAGAAGAATTACCAGCAGTTACACTTCCGCCTTGAGCAAATACAGCTCTTAGCTTTGCTAACGCTTCTTTGCTTGTTCCTGCTCTTGGTCCTTCATCTTTTGTAACGGTATATGATCTTGTTGCTTTTTTACCATTCTCATCAACATAAGTTTGTGCTACATTGATAGGGACAATTTGATCTTGAAAACGATTTTCTGCTTGTGCTTTTAACGCTTTTAAATGAGAATTGTAAGCAAATTCATCTTGATCTTCTCTAGAAACTTTAAATTGATTTGCTACTGCTTCTGCAGTATTTCCCATTCCCCAATAATATTCTTCATAACCAGATTTTACTAATTCGTAATTCAATTCTGGTTTAAACCCGGTCATCGGTACTGCGCTCATGCTTTCTGCTCCACCAGCAATGATACAATCTGCCATTCCGGCTTGAATCTTAGCTGTTGCCATTGCAATAGTTTCTACACCAGAAGAACAAAAACGATTTACGGTAACTCCAGGAACATCAACTATGTTTAATCCCATTAAAGAAATTAAACGAGCCATATTTAACCCTTGAGAACCTTCTGGCATTGCATTACCAACAATCACATCGTCAATACGTTTCTTGTCAAAGTTTGGTAATTCATCCATCATGTATTTGATGGTTTCTGCAGCCAATTCATCTGTTCTTTTAAAACGGAATACACCTTTTGGAGCTTTTCCAACTGCTGTTCTGTATGCTTTTACTATATATGCTGTTTTCATAATTTTCGATTTTTAGATAATTAGATT encodes:
- the trxB gene encoding thioredoxin-disulfide reductase, with product MAERIKCLIIGSGPAGYTAAIYAARADMKPVMYTGMQMGGQLTTTTEVDNYPGYPNGTDGTAMMNDLQKQAERFGTEVRFGMVTKVELNEQVGGIHKIIVDESIEIEANTIIISTGATAKYLGIESEQRLIGGGVSACATCDGFFYKGQDVVVVGAGDTAAEEATYLANICKKVTVLVRKDFMRASKAMQHRVNKTANIEVIYNSELDEVLGDNVVEGVRVVNNQTKEKHTIDVTGVFIAIGHKPNSDLFKGVLDMDEVGYLITKGKSTKTNLPGVFAAGDIQDKEYRQAVTAAGSGCMAALDAERYLGALE
- a CDS encoding acetyl-CoA C-acyltransferase, translating into MKTAYIVKAYRTAVGKAPKGVFRFKRTDELAAETIKYMMDELPNFDKKRIDDVIVGNAMPEGSQGLNMARLISLMGLNIVDVPGVTVNRFCSSGVETIAMATAKIQAGMADCIIAGGAESMSAVPMTGFKPELNYELVKSGYEEYYWGMGNTAEAVANQFKVSREDQDEFAYNSHLKALKAQAENRFQDQIVPINVAQTYVDENGKKATRSYTVTKDEGPRAGTSKEALAKLRAVFAQGGSVTAGNSSQMSDGAAFVLIMSEKMVKELNIEPIARMVNYAAAGVEPRIMGMGPVAAIPKALKQAGLKQSDIELIELNEAFASQSLAVMRELGLNQEIVNVNGGAIALGHPLGCTGGKLSVQLFDEMRKRDMSGKYGMVTMCVGTGQGAAGIYEFLK
- a CDS encoding acyl-CoA dehydrogenase family protein — protein: METTNKELLRGGQFLVKETNCEDVFTPEDFTEEQTMMKEAVMEFNEREIIPHKARFEAKKYALTEEVMRKAGELGFLGVAVPEAYGGLGMSFVSTMLTCDYISSGTGSFSTAFGAHTGIGTMPITLYGTEEQKQKYVPKLATGEWFGSYCLTEPGAGSDANSGKTTATLSEDGKSYKINGAKMWISNAGFCSLMIVFARIEKDKNITGFIVEYDGENPNGITLGEEEHKLGIRASSTRQVFFSDTVVPAENMLAGRGEGFKIAMNALNVGRIKLAAACLDSQRRITTTAINYANERKQFNTAIADFGAIKIKLAEMATNAYVSESATYRAAKNIEDRIAMRVAAGNSHQEAELKGVEEYAIECSILKVAVSEDVQNCADEGIQIFGGMGFSEDTPMEAAWRDARIARIYEGTNEINRMLSVGMLVKKAMKGHVDLLGPAQAVQEELMGIPSFDTPDYSELFAEEKEMIAKLKKVFLMVAGAAVQKFGPDLEAHQQLLIAASDILIEIYMAESAILRTEKNAKRFGENAQTVQIAMAKLYLYNAVSIVEKNGKESIISFAEGDEQRMLLMGLKRFVKYVNYPDIVDLRIAIAEKVKSENKYCF
- a CDS encoding GIY-YIG nuclease family protein, with translation MFTVYILFSIQLQKHYVGYTCKDVKERLQEHLFNHKGFTAKVKDWNIIYQTNFSSKPEAIAFERKIKKRGAKRYMNDIASR
- a CDS encoding PAS domain S-box protein, whose translation is MNKHLTLKKEFQKLLQEHPHLYVWLTEDILYGVWYCNFKNPDEFFINDAFKKTLKHPPLKVQGPSVSFTDILTPKEKKKIEKQVRSCQKSVSGNFDALFQFKNYQNETIVLRAIGKTILEESGSKKGLIIKFLNPDIFENQTLDLKKKTLALEKLQKIYDETNEIARVGGWEVDLVAGSVNWTKVTKDIHEVEQTYNPDLATGINFYKEGHYRDLITKLVNDAVEKGTPFDTELKIVTAKGNEIWVRSFGKPEFEEGKCVRIYGAFQDINDKKKRELQMKETKEHFEKIFTNSSIGMLLVNTDNKVIMVNQAIYEIFEFKKSDKEKILNLTFRDLLHSDYVEKAILNRQKLLAGKISSYKTEARYSTAKGKMIWCATSSAMVRGHSGSEDLIITQVEDITKRKELEHLALENSNKFMNAFEYSPNGMGVVSISGKWLMINKNLSQMIGYSKEELLLLRSKEITHKDDLYNDTEFLRELISQKRESYSVKKRYIHKNGKIVYCFLNVSLLTDKYGKPTSLIGQVVDMTESIKSERELKETLNDLQNLLAATTHVSIIETDLNGIARKFNKGAENLLGYKADDVVGSLNVGVLHDPTEVAKKGLELSNKYKKEITGFNVFIHKANFGEHDSSEWTYIRKNGKRFPVQLVVTAIKNAEGEITGYLGVATDISKLKEMEISLVKAKLKAEAASKSKSEFLANMSHEIRTPLNGVIGFTDLLMRTKLSDIQKKYMHTVYNSANVLLDLLSDILDFSKIEAGKLEISIGRTDLVKLCGQTIDIIRHQAHEKGLEVLLNIPPNTNRFIQADSVRLRQVLTNLLGNAVKFTETGEIELKIRSKPNPNNKKEMLYKFSIRDTGVGIAPKNLKKIFTAFDQEDASTTRKYGGTGLGLTISNKLLQLMNSQLVVESKLSVGSTFSFTVSFEIEKEENHKVRRSKSIKNILIIDDNFNNRTILENMLAIDKIDSTLFANGVDAIEFLEKENPFDLAIIDYHMPHIDGLELIRHFREKMSLTSVDLPIILLHSSGDDKKIHKVCKDLDVQFNVVKPIQMNTLFELIGKIDDPLIKVKQEESDVEGVDLSQRSFNILVAEDNPVNKFLSKVIIQKILPKATIYEANDGLEAVRFYEIKEIDLIFMDIQMPNMSGFEATEQIRKMEKGKEHIPIIALTARTVKGEKERSLENGMDDYITKPVILETIKKAIIEFLVKPQK
- a CDS encoding PQQ-dependent sugar dehydrogenase, translated to MKNLKSIFGILLMCVLLLSFIKQNKGELQKSKEYELVVADLSIPWGFTFLPDNSMLITEKEGKLIHFIKGKKTDITGLPKIKEQGQGGLMDIELHPNYKKNGWIYLSYASGNSKGANTTLMRARLNNSKLINQEVLYKASPNSKRGQHFGSRIAFDKKGYVYFSVGDRGNRDENPQDITRDCGKVYRLHDDGKIPKDNPFVNVKNAKTAIYSFGHRNPQGMEINPFTGEIWTHEHGPRGGDEINIIKKGKNYGWPTISYGINYSGTKFTDKTALPGMEQPLHQWTPSIAPSGMAFVNSDKYPGWKGNLLVGSLKFQYISNCTLKNGKVLKEEKILEGLGRVRSVEQGNDGYLYAGIEQLGIVRILPKN
- a CDS encoding ice-binding family protein — protein: MKTKKFLTALAFASVVLISGCSQDDTSIVLTPPAITTTAPADNTTNVGRSASISVTFTKNMDEATINTTTFVVKQGTTVVPGVVSYSAKIATFTPTNALAAGAKYDVLITTGTKDIAGTPIAAEKKWSFTTKSASAAQAVVNLKSSVNYVILAKTAINNSPTSNITGDLGLSPAATSYITGLSLTNFTGYATSAQITGKIYAADMATPTSGNLTTAVQDMISAYNDAAGRPTPDFLNLGTGNLGGKTLTPGLYKFTSSVTLPTNVTISGGANDVWIFQISGDLVMSADVNITLEGGAQAKNIFWQVAGEAVFGATSHFEGVLLSWTGITFKTGATFKGRALAGTAVILDINTVVGPN